DNA from Thermoplasmata archaeon:
GGGTACTTCCCCTCGATGAACTTCCGGTCGGAGAGCTTCTTGATGATCTCGTGCCGTGTGGACTTGGTCCCGAGCCCGAGCTTCTCCATCTCCTGGATCAGAGAACCCTCCGAGTATCGCGCGGGAGGCTTGGTACGGTCCGCGCGCACCTCGACGGGTCCCACGCGGTCCACCTGTTCCTGCACGAGGAGGACGGGCAAACGCGCCTCGCGGATCTGCCAGTACGGGTAGTACTTGCGCCAGCCCAGGGACCGCATCAGGTAGCCCTGGGCCTTGAACGCCTGGCCCGCGAGGTCGATTTTCGCCTCCGAGGCGAGGGCGACCGCGTTCGGCGCGACGGTCGCGAAGAACCGGCGGACAACGAGCTCGTAGATGCGCCAGTGGTCCTCCCGCTTGATCTTCTCCCGCGTGGCGCCCGCCACGGGGTAGATGGGCGGGTGGTCCGTGGCCTGCGTCCGCCCGCGGCTCGCCCGGATGTGCTCCTGGGCGGCGAGCTCCTTGGCCTCCTCGACGAACGGGGAGTCGACCAGCTTCTCGAGGACGGAACGCAGGTTCACGGTGGACGGGTACACCGTGTTGTCCGTGCGAGGGTAGGAGATGAATCCGCCCTGGTACAGGTCCTCGGCGATCTTCATCGCTTGGGCAGCGCCGAAGCCGAGTCGGTTCGCCTCGGCCACGAACATGGTCGTGTTGAAGGGCGGGGGAGGATGCTCTTCGCGTTCGTTCTGGAAGTACTCGAGGACCGTGCCCTTGGCCGCGGTCTCGGCCTGCCGCTGGGCCGCTTCCGCCTCGCGATGGGCCCAGAACGGACCGTGCTCGTGGTCGGCCTCGAACTCGGTGGGCGTCCCGTCCACGGGCTTCGTGAACTTGGCGTGCAGGGTCCAGTAGTCCTCGGGGACGAAGTCCTCGATCTCGCGCTCTCGGTCGACGATCAGCGCGAGCGTAGGGCTCTGGACGCGGCCCACGGAGAGGAAGTCCTTGCCCACCTGCTTGGACGCCAAGGAGAGGAAGCGGGTCAGGACCGCGCCCCAGGCAAGGTCGAGGGACTGCCGCGACTCCGCGGATGCCGCAAGGGGGAAGTCCACGTCGGCGAGCTCGGCGAAGGCGCGTTCGATGTCCCACTTCGTGAGGGCGCTGAACCGCGCACGCTTCACGCGGACGTCGGGCTTCGCGGACTTGATCAGGTCGAGCGCCTCGACGCCGATGAGTTCGCCTTCGCGGT
Protein-coding regions in this window:
- a CDS encoding DNA topoisomerase I, encoding MRQLIVTEKFNAAVRIATILSDGKAKRSSVDGTTVFSWSKGNDHVQVIGLRGHILNLDYPEALNDWQRTDLKELIWADPQKVVTAGKIAAALKTLGAQADEVVIATDFDREGELIGVEALDLIKSAKPDVRVKRARFSALTKWDIERAFAELADVDFPLAASAESRQSLDLAWGAVLTRFLSLASKQVGKDFLSVGRVQSPTLALIVDREREIEDFVPEDYWTLHAKFTKPVDGTPTEFEADHEHGPFWAHREAEAAQRQAETAAKGTVLEYFQNEREEHPPPPFNTTMFVAEANRLGFGAAQAMKIAEDLYQGGFISYPRTDNTVYPSTVNLRSVLEKLVDSPFVEEAKELAAQEHIRASRGRTQATDHPPIYPVAGATREKIKREDHWRIYELVVRRFFATVAPNAVALASEAKIDLAGQAFKAQGYLMRSLGWRKYYPYWQIREARLPVLLVQEQVDRVGPVEVRADRTKPPARYSEGSLIQEMEKLGLGTKSTRHEIIKKLSDRKFIEGKYPAPTTSGRAVIQALEDHAERITQPEMTAHLEEEMESIARGVLEPKVVVQNSQEMLTEILDTLEKNREAIGQEIAAALREQNYIGKCNVCKEGNLVVIRSRRGTRFLGCDRYPLCRNTHPLPQMGVIQSAEQNCPECGSPLIRLTDRGRTTMFCVASDCPTVREKNFIGKCDKCGTGELNIRHGSYGKRFVGCSNYPDCKNSYPLPGRGLIIPTPDRCKACGHPVVKVSMRGRPPWILCLNMECPAKNG